From a single Methanomassiliicoccales archaeon genomic region:
- a CDS encoding tRNA (guanine(26)-N(2))-dimethyltransferase, with protein MNLEGTSIVEGSTELLVPLVISEKGPGKVQGRVFFNRQMAFNRDVSVAMFHSVIRPRKCLDAMAATGARGIRLCKEAKGDFHFVINDRDSLACEYIEENIRRNGLDNAEVTNADLRCLLADQVFDYVDLDPFGTPIPFVPSALQGLSRKGILAVTATDTASLSGTHPGKCRRRYMANSQRNPFLHESGLRIMIGTVVRMAAQLDKGVTPLLCYYADHYFRLFLSIKDGAGVADRSLEQLGMMSYDRDTGERKIGEGKMGPMWLGPLMDHEAVNEAEVPEGLACAERTKQHFDIWKEELDVPFYYETNEIASMLKLSPPGRDELLAAMGGIGKVSRTNFSPTGFRTDRPLEEVLETFRSIC; from the coding sequence GTGAATCTGGAAGGAACGAGCATTGTCGAAGGGAGCACCGAACTGTTGGTGCCCCTTGTCATTTCTGAGAAGGGACCGGGGAAGGTCCAGGGACGAGTGTTCTTCAATCGGCAGATGGCCTTCAACCGCGACGTCTCCGTGGCCATGTTCCATTCGGTCATCCGTCCGCGCAAGTGCCTCGACGCCATGGCGGCCACCGGTGCCCGGGGTATACGCTTATGCAAGGAGGCGAAGGGGGATTTTCACTTCGTCATCAACGACAGGGATTCCCTGGCCTGCGAGTACATAGAGGAGAACATAAGGAGGAACGGGTTGGATAACGCCGAGGTCACCAACGCCGACCTGCGCTGCCTTCTGGCGGACCAGGTGTTCGATTACGTGGACCTCGATCCCTTCGGTACGCCGATACCTTTCGTTCCCTCGGCGCTGCAGGGATTATCCCGGAAGGGAATACTGGCGGTGACCGCCACGGATACGGCGTCGTTATCGGGAACGCACCCGGGAAAATGCCGCCGGCGATACATGGCCAACAGTCAACGCAATCCTTTCCTGCATGAGAGCGGATTGCGCATAATGATCGGTACGGTGGTCAGAATGGCCGCCCAACTGGACAAGGGCGTTACCCCGTTGCTCTGCTATTATGCAGATCATTATTTCCGATTGTTCCTCAGCATCAAGGACGGCGCTGGGGTCGCCGACCGTTCGCTGGAGCAGCTGGGAATGATGTCCTACGATCGGGACACCGGGGAGAGAAAGATCGGCGAAGGGAAGATGGGGCCGATGTGGCTCGGTCCGCTCATGGACCATGAGGCCGTGAACGAGGCGGAGGTCCCGGAAGGATTGGCCTGCGCCGAGCGCACCAAGCAGCACTTCGATATCTGGAAGGAGGAACTGGACGTGCCGTTCTACTATGAGACGAACGAGATCGCCTCCATGCTGAAACTGTCGCCGCCGGGAAGGGACGAACTGCTGGCGGCCATGGGCGGCATAGGCAAGGTCTCCCGGACCAACTTCTCGCCCACCGGGTTCCGCACCGACCGTCCTTTGGAGGAAGTGCTGGAAACGTTCAGGTCCATCTGTTGA
- a CDS encoding adenylosuccinate synthase, with protein MPSIAVIGAQWGDEGKGKITDFEADRADMVVRYQGGSNAGHTIKVGEEVFALHVLPSGIVRPGVINVIGNGVIVDLISLDKEIAEIQDRGRSVDGLRISDRANIILNWHRLLDGAEERLRGKKVVGTTGKGIGPCYSDKISRSGIRMGDLLDAELLKERLDTVMPMKLKTMEMLEVRLAQTKDELLSDLLTYGKKYGRYITDTSVLVNDALDHGKNVLFEGAQGTMLDIDHGTYPFVTSSNCVAGAICTGAGVGPKRVDEIMGILKAYTTRVGAGPFPTELNDATGELLMNVGGEFGTTTGRPRRCGWLDLLIVEHAARLNGLTQFAVTKLDVLNDMKKLKVATAYEIDGKHVEHVPGNFMKLERAVPVYEELDGWQGWKAEETMEIVRGGYDALPKEMRQYIGYIEDRSKVPVKIISIGKGREETIRR; from the coding sequence TTGCCGAGCATAGCGGTCATCGGGGCCCAATGGGGAGATGAGGGCAAGGGCAAGATCACGGATTTTGAGGCCGACAGGGCTGATATGGTGGTCCGCTATCAGGGCGGTTCCAACGCCGGACATACCATCAAGGTGGGCGAGGAAGTGTTCGCCCTTCATGTTCTTCCTTCGGGCATTGTTCGCCCGGGGGTCATCAACGTCATCGGCAACGGGGTCATCGTCGACCTCATCAGCCTGGACAAGGAGATCGCCGAGATACAGGACCGGGGGCGGTCAGTGGACGGCCTGAGGATCTCAGACCGGGCGAACATCATCCTCAATTGGCACCGTCTGCTGGACGGGGCGGAGGAGCGATTGCGCGGGAAGAAGGTCGTGGGAACGACCGGCAAGGGGATCGGCCCCTGTTACTCGGACAAGATCTCTCGTAGCGGTATTCGCATGGGCGACCTGCTGGACGCGGAGCTGTTGAAGGAGCGCCTCGACACGGTGATGCCGATGAAGCTCAAGACAATGGAGATGCTGGAGGTGCGGCTGGCCCAGACCAAGGACGAGCTGCTCTCCGATCTCCTCACCTACGGCAAGAAGTATGGAAGATATATCACCGACACCTCGGTGCTGGTGAACGATGCTTTGGACCACGGAAAGAACGTTCTGTTCGAGGGGGCCCAGGGCACTATGCTGGACATCGATCACGGCACCTATCCTTTCGTCACTTCCTCCAACTGCGTCGCTGGCGCGATCTGCACCGGTGCGGGTGTGGGACCGAAGAGGGTGGACGAGATCATGGGGATACTGAAGGCCTACACCACCCGAGTGGGCGCTGGCCCTTTCCCTACGGAGTTGAACGACGCCACCGGTGAGCTGCTGATGAACGTCGGCGGAGAGTTCGGAACGACCACGGGACGTCCCCGCAGATGCGGCTGGTTGGACCTGCTCATCGTGGAGCACGCCGCCCGGTTGAACGGATTGACACAGTTCGCCGTCACCAAGCTGGACGTGCTCAATGATATGAAGAAGCTCAAGGTCGCCACGGCCTATGAGATCGACGGCAAGCACGTGGAGCACGTTCCAGGAAATTTCATGAAGCTTGAAAGGGCCGTCCCCGTCTACGAGGAACTGGACGGTTGGCAGGGCTGGAAGGCCGAGGAGACCATGGAGATCGTGCGCGGGGGTTACGATGCCCTTCCAAAGGAGATGCGCCAGTACATAGGTTATATCGAGGACAGGTCCAAGGTCCCGGTCAAGATCATCAGTATCGGAAAGGGCCGTGAAGAGACCATAAGACGGTAG
- a CDS encoding methyltransferase domain-containing protein, with the protein MELGLKTDICVENVSKELKYHGGKWATAHGSYFSDLIKAAPMLDAAHSTAERCRPEVIADIGGGTGFLLRHLGDRLNGLRPRLVNVDISDEQLQVCRERGLDTLFCSALDLRREMLLGEVERLMLISRSVLHYFGREGQDRFLSSLRSVMEEGEMLVHQPACFASKEEKECMNELYPMMGVDKFYMTPDELRAAHERNGWKVVEILNAPSLDLCSEDLAERYALGNTDLERLCGTLRRYGLDRGTFEVGDKRFRGPFTYRIVIAKAN; encoded by the coding sequence ATGGAACTGGGTCTTAAGACGGACATCTGCGTAGAAAATGTGTCCAAAGAACTGAAGTATCATGGTGGCAAGTGGGCGACCGCCCATGGCTCATATTTCTCCGACCTGATCAAGGCCGCCCCCATGTTGGACGCGGCCCATTCGACCGCTGAACGCTGTCGCCCGGAGGTCATCGCCGATATAGGCGGAGGGACAGGTTTCCTACTAAGGCATCTCGGGGACCGTTTGAACGGTCTCCGGCCACGCCTGGTCAATGTGGACATTTCGGACGAGCAGCTCCAAGTTTGCAGGGAACGAGGGCTGGACACTTTATTCTGCTCCGCCCTGGACCTGCGACGCGAGATGCTCCTGGGCGAAGTGGAACGGCTCATGCTGATCTCACGTTCGGTCCTGCATTATTTCGGCAGGGAGGGGCAGGACCGCTTCCTCTCCTCGCTGCGATCGGTCATGGAGGAAGGGGAGATGCTGGTGCATCAGCCTGCATGCTTCGCCTCGAAGGAGGAGAAGGAATGCATGAACGAGCTCTATCCCATGATGGGCGTGGACAAGTTCTACATGACGCCGGATGAACTGCGTGCGGCGCACGAGCGCAACGGATGGAAGGTGGTGGAGATATTGAACGCGCCTTCCCTGGACCTATGCTCCGAGGACCTTGCCGAACGCTATGCCCTGGGGAACACCGATCTGGAAAGGTTGTGCGGCACTCTGCGCAGATACGGATTGGACCGTGGGACCTTCGAGGTCGGCGACAAACGCTTCCGCGGTCCCTTCACATACCGCATCGTCATAGCCAAGGCCAATTGA
- a CDS encoding UbiD family decarboxylase — MAIQNLLDRMVGVRTIDRTVPLEIEPTRILMEEQRSPVLFKDLNGRMAAGNLWSDRDRVTDALGLKKGGLTKALLQALASPRPVEEVKKAGFEDIVKEKFDLMDLPIPKYFPEDGGRYVTAGVAIAEFEGKLNISFHRLMLMEGNKFAIRLVPRHLFTMHKLAKEKGEELKVAFVIGTCPSVLLAGATSTDFEMNELEIASALRFIGLKEGLKVRRTKTGIPVPADADYVLEGRLTSEMVDEGPFVDITGTYDIVRTQPVFQVDRLYQRKDAVLHLILPGGLEHYLLMGLPREPVIFKTVRQVVPRIHAVRLTEGGCCWLNGVISITKNKEGDAMNAAMAAFTGHPSMKQVIVVDQDIDIYDDRQVEWAVASRFQASRGLLVINNAAGSSLDPSAEGTTSKLAIDATKPLGDTKAFDKATLP, encoded by the coding sequence ATGGCGATCCAAAATCTCCTGGACCGGATGGTCGGGGTCAGGACCATCGACCGTACCGTGCCGCTGGAGATCGAGCCGACCCGCATCCTCATGGAGGAGCAGCGCTCCCCGGTGCTCTTCAAGGACCTGAACGGGCGAATGGCCGCCGGCAATCTATGGAGCGACCGGGACCGGGTGACCGATGCGCTGGGGCTGAAGAAGGGCGGTCTTACCAAGGCGCTCCTGCAAGCATTAGCATCCCCGCGGCCAGTGGAAGAGGTCAAGAAGGCCGGTTTCGAGGACATCGTCAAAGAGAAGTTCGACCTGATGGACCTGCCCATCCCCAAATATTTCCCGGAGGATGGCGGAAGGTACGTCACCGCCGGTGTAGCTATCGCCGAGTTCGAAGGCAAGCTGAACATCTCCTTCCACCGCCTGATGCTGATGGAAGGTAACAAGTTCGCCATTCGACTGGTCCCCCGTCATCTTTTCACCATGCACAAGCTGGCCAAGGAGAAGGGTGAGGAGCTGAAAGTGGCCTTCGTCATTGGCACCTGCCCCTCGGTCCTGTTGGCCGGAGCTACCTCCACCGATTTCGAGATGAACGAGCTGGAGATCGCCAGCGCTTTACGCTTCATCGGCCTCAAGGAGGGATTGAAGGTCCGACGCACCAAGACCGGAATCCCGGTCCCCGCGGACGCCGACTACGTTCTGGAAGGACGCCTCACCTCCGAGATGGTGGACGAGGGACCGTTCGTTGACATAACCGGCACCTACGACATCGTCCGCACACAGCCGGTGTTCCAGGTGGACCGCCTCTACCAGAGGAAGGACGCGGTCCTGCATCTCATACTCCCAGGAGGATTGGAGCATTATCTGTTGATGGGATTGCCCCGCGAACCGGTCATCTTCAAGACCGTGAGGCAGGTGGTGCCAAGGATACACGCCGTACGCCTTACCGAAGGAGGGTGCTGCTGGCTAAACGGGGTCATCTCCATCACCAAGAACAAGGAGGGCGACGCCATGAACGCCGCCATGGCCGCGTTCACTGGACACCCGTCCATGAAGCAGGTCATCGTCGTCGATCAGGACATCGATATCTACGACGATCGACAGGTGGAATGGGCGGTAGCGAGCCGCTTCCAGGCGTCACGCGGACTATTGGTCATCAATAACGCCGCCGGTTCCTCGCTCGACCCCAGCGCCGAAGGTACGACGTCTAAGTTGGCGATCGATGCCACGAAGCCTTTGGGCGACACCAAGGCGTTCGACAAGGCCACACTGCCATAG
- a CDS encoding glutamate--tRNA ligase, which translates to MTENDLEMTVRKYALQNAVLYAGKANPKAVQGKVLAESPEYRSRVKEVLPLIASIVEQVNSMTPEAQHIELEGIDSSLLVREKSERRVGLPPLPNAVQGKVVMRFAPGPSGPLHLGHTRVAILNDDYCRTYDGKFINRIEDTNPEKIDPDAYDMIPEDLEWLGVKVHQTVVQSDRFELYYDVARQIIELGKAYVCTCSAEEWRGLKEKCLPCPHHEEDVATTMEKFEKMLAGHYEEGKAILVIKTDLKHPNPAIRDFVGFRIVTSKPHPLKGSKYCVYPMMNFSVATDDHLLGLTHVLRGKDHLNNTLRQAYMFNYLGWEKPHYTHYGLVSVPDAILKTSTVGIGIRSGEYSGWDDVRLGTVRALAKRGFQAEAIRAYWVDCGIKETDVEFSWDNIYAYNKAIVDKVANRYFFVWDPVPLQVCGAQELSAKVPLHPDHPELGMREFHMTSPIIINVVEKDLQNGMEAGRVRLKDLGNVEFRSGKATYLGNDLSILKEGVRIIHWVPDNCYPASVHMPTGEVKDGFVEALPKSEEGKVVQFERFGFVKVEKVAPKLVAYFTH; encoded by the coding sequence ATGACAGAGAACGACCTGGAGATGACCGTCAGGAAGTACGCCCTGCAGAACGCGGTGTTATACGCTGGAAAGGCCAACCCCAAAGCGGTTCAGGGAAAGGTACTGGCCGAATCTCCCGAATACCGTTCTCGCGTCAAGGAGGTGCTGCCTCTGATCGCCTCCATCGTGGAACAGGTCAATTCCATGACCCCGGAGGCTCAGCACATCGAACTGGAGGGTATCGATTCCTCCCTGCTGGTACGGGAGAAGAGCGAGAGGCGTGTCGGTCTGCCGCCTTTGCCCAACGCCGTTCAGGGGAAGGTCGTCATGCGCTTCGCCCCCGGTCCTTCCGGCCCTTTGCACCTGGGCCACACCCGCGTCGCCATACTCAACGATGATTATTGCCGGACATACGACGGAAAGTTCATCAACCGCATCGAGGACACCAATCCGGAAAAGATCGATCCTGACGCTTACGACATGATACCTGAGGACCTGGAATGGCTGGGCGTCAAGGTCCATCAGACCGTGGTCCAGAGCGACCGGTTCGAACTATACTACGATGTCGCCCGGCAGATCATCGAGCTGGGGAAGGCCTACGTGTGCACCTGTTCGGCGGAGGAGTGGAGAGGGCTCAAGGAGAAGTGCCTGCCCTGCCCGCATCACGAAGAGGACGTCGCGACGACCATGGAGAAGTTCGAGAAGATGCTGGCCGGACATTACGAAGAGGGGAAGGCCATCCTGGTCATCAAGACCGACCTCAAGCATCCGAACCCGGCGATACGTGATTTCGTCGGATTCCGCATCGTGACCTCCAAACCTCATCCGCTGAAGGGAAGCAAGTACTGCGTCTACCCCATGATGAACTTCTCCGTGGCCACGGACGATCATCTTCTCGGTCTCACCCACGTGCTCCGCGGCAAGGACCATTTGAACAACACCCTGCGGCAGGCGTACATGTTCAACTACCTGGGTTGGGAGAAGCCCCACTACACCCACTACGGGCTGGTCTCCGTTCCGGACGCCATACTGAAGACCTCCACGGTCGGCATCGGCATAAGATCGGGGGAGTACAGCGGCTGGGACGACGTGCGGTTGGGAACGGTACGCGCGCTGGCAAAAAGAGGTTTCCAGGCAGAGGCCATCCGGGCCTATTGGGTCGACTGCGGGATCAAGGAGACCGACGTCGAGTTCTCTTGGGATAATATCTACGCGTACAACAAAGCGATAGTGGACAAGGTCGCGAACCGCTACTTCTTCGTTTGGGACCCTGTTCCGTTGCAGGTATGCGGAGCGCAGGAGCTGAGCGCCAAGGTGCCGCTCCATCCCGACCATCCCGAGCTGGGGATGAGGGAGTTCCACATGACCTCCCCCATCATCATCAACGTGGTGGAGAAGGACCTCCAGAACGGCATGGAGGCCGGCAGGGTACGCTTGAAGGACCTGGGCAACGTGGAGTTCCGTTCCGGCAAGGCCACCTATCTGGGGAACGACCTGTCGATATTGAAGGAAGGCGTTCGCATCATCCACTGGGTACCGGACAACTGCTACCCCGCCTCCGTGCACATGCCTACGGGAGAGGTCAAGGACGGTTTCGTCGAGGCTTTGCCAAAAAGTGAGGAGGGCAAGGTCGTGCAGTTCGAGAGGTTCGGTTTCGTCAAGGTGGAGAAGGTGGCGCCGAAGCTGGTGGCCTACTTCACGCACTGA
- a CDS encoding LysE family transporter, translating to MYEVLFFSALVLSLIFCGMPGAVNTQALRVGVTGGFHRAFRVETGSIVGDMTWAVIALVGLAFVWDNDVARYVLGALGGTILIYLAYHGFQDARRKDMPEPQVLTGRSDFMTGVVISFVNPFQIPFWIGIGSSAIAVIILEPQLMDFVIFYLGYFTGAVIWGIGYSALIGYGRRYVTPKLFRGISFICALVMMYFAVSLLWNTFLV from the coding sequence ATGTACGAAGTGCTCTTCTTCTCCGCCTTGGTGCTAAGCCTCATCTTCTGCGGCATGCCCGGGGCGGTCAACACCCAGGCGCTGCGCGTCGGTGTCACCGGCGGGTTCCACCGCGCCTTCAGGGTGGAGACCGGCTCGATAGTCGGGGACATGACCTGGGCGGTGATAGCACTGGTCGGGCTGGCGTTCGTCTGGGATAACGATGTCGCCCGGTACGTACTGGGAGCGTTGGGCGGGACCATACTCATCTACCTGGCCTACCACGGTTTTCAGGACGCCAGGCGGAAGGACATGCCGGAACCTCAGGTCCTCACAGGCAGATCGGACTTCATGACCGGGGTCGTGATATCTTTCGTCAACCCCTTTCAGATACCCTTCTGGATCGGCATCGGCAGCTCGGCCATCGCGGTGATCATCCTCGAGCCGCAGCTCATGGACTTCGTCATCTTCTACCTAGGTTACTTCACCGGGGCCGTGATATGGGGCATTGGTTATTCCGCGCTCATCGGCTATGGGCGCAGATACGTCACACCAAAGTTGTTCCGGGGCATAAGCTTCATCTGCGCCCTGGTGATGATGTACTTCGCGGTAAGCCTGCTCTGGAACACGTTCCTGGTCTGA
- the feoB gene encoding ferrous iron transport protein B: MEILLVGNPNVGKSVVFNRLTGIGAISSNYPGTTVEFLKGEVKIEGSNVTVVDLPGLYSLSAGAEDQIVASRMLFESDPDLVLVVADATRLEPSLVLIAQLIELGFPVVVALNMMDVARKRGDIDVPALSRALGVPVVPTVAVTGEGIDELLKTIGGYVKGPTDFRVRYDSHIEAYLEVLIRGMGEVKLKYPPRGAFIKLLEGDGNFTEGITPDTRSKVKRLREEFKAEHNEDMEVHINRDRYGEAGRIISQVVTSRPQPRTRGQRLSDLTLRPATGIPILLCVLAGVLLTIILLGAWLEANLLSLYADLVGNFFIEMGQTIGGDFGPAIASGLDLSIQAILAIVIPYILLFYLILALLEDSGYLPRVVVLLDSVMHKIGLHGQAIIPMLVGMGCNVPAILATRVIESHREKLIIATIIVMAVPCSAQMAVIVGTVGNYGGFIYVMTILLILLALVLLLALLLHRAIKFEPSSLMIEIPDLAMPLAKNVARKTIMRLKEFFFIAFPILLVGSIALELLSAYGILQSIVDPLSFFTVGFLGLPAIIIIALIFGILRKEMSFQLLIVLFGTADLASVMTVEQLFVFALIMATFMPCMSALAVMIREYGLKDSLKVTFASITLAFALGGTAHFILSSLL; encoded by the coding sequence TTGGAGATCCTACTGGTTGGCAACCCTAATGTAGGAAAGAGCGTCGTTTTCAATAGGCTCACCGGGATCGGCGCGATCTCTTCCAACTATCCCGGCACCACCGTGGAATTTCTCAAGGGGGAGGTGAAGATCGAAGGAAGCAACGTCACCGTGGTGGACCTCCCCGGTCTGTACTCCTTGAGCGCCGGAGCGGAGGACCAGATAGTGGCCTCGCGCATGCTCTTCGAGTCCGACCCGGACCTGGTGCTGGTGGTGGCCGACGCCACCCGTCTGGAACCGTCCCTGGTACTCATCGCTCAGCTCATCGAGCTGGGCTTTCCCGTGGTGGTGGCGCTCAATATGATGGACGTGGCCCGAAAACGGGGCGATATTGACGTTCCTGCCCTGTCAAGAGCACTGGGCGTCCCGGTGGTGCCCACCGTGGCCGTTACGGGGGAAGGCATCGACGAACTGTTGAAGACCATCGGCGGCTATGTTAAAGGACCGACCGACTTCCGGGTCCGCTACGATTCGCATATCGAGGCCTACCTTGAAGTGCTCATCCGAGGGATGGGCGAAGTAAAGCTGAAATACCCTCCCCGGGGGGCGTTCATCAAATTGCTGGAGGGGGATGGCAACTTCACCGAGGGCATCACCCCGGACACGCGCTCCAAGGTCAAGCGCCTACGGGAGGAGTTCAAGGCCGAGCACAACGAGGACATGGAGGTGCACATCAACCGCGATCGCTACGGCGAGGCCGGTCGAATAATATCTCAGGTGGTGACCTCCAGGCCGCAACCTCGTACTCGGGGGCAGAGGCTTTCCGACCTGACCTTGCGTCCGGCCACTGGCATACCTATCCTATTGTGTGTTCTGGCCGGGGTGCTGCTGACCATCATTCTGTTGGGGGCGTGGCTGGAGGCGAACCTGCTCTCATTGTACGCCGACCTGGTGGGCAACTTCTTCATCGAAATGGGGCAGACCATCGGCGGGGACTTCGGACCGGCGATAGCGTCCGGTCTGGACCTCAGCATCCAGGCGATCCTGGCCATCGTAATACCGTACATACTGCTGTTCTACCTGATCCTGGCGTTGCTGGAGGATTCCGGGTACCTTCCCCGGGTGGTGGTGCTCCTGGACAGCGTCATGCACAAGATCGGTCTGCACGGTCAGGCGATCATCCCCATGCTGGTGGGTATGGGCTGCAACGTGCCGGCAATACTGGCCACCAGGGTCATAGAGTCCCACCGGGAGAAATTGATCATCGCCACCATAATCGTCATGGCCGTTCCCTGCTCGGCACAGATGGCGGTCATCGTCGGAACGGTGGGCAACTATGGCGGTTTCATCTACGTGATGACGATACTCCTCATCCTTCTGGCATTGGTGCTTTTACTGGCGCTGCTCCTGCACAGGGCCATCAAGTTCGAACCAAGCAGCCTGATGATCGAGATACCCGACCTGGCGATGCCCCTGGCAAAGAACGTGGCTCGGAAGACCATCATGAGGCTCAAGGAGTTCTTCTTCATCGCCTTCCCCATACTGCTGGTCGGTTCCATCGCGTTGGAACTGCTTTCGGCCTACGGCATCCTGCAATCGATCGTGGACCCTCTGTCCTTCTTCACCGTGGGATTCCTAGGTCTGCCCGCGATCATCATCATCGCCCTGATATTCGGCATATTGAGGAAGGAAATGTCCTTTCAACTGCTCATCGTGCTCTTCGGCACAGCGGATCTGGCATCGGTGATGACCGTGGAACAGCTCTTCGTCTTCGCTTTGATAATGGCCACCTTCATGCCCTGCATGTCGGCCCTGGCCGTGATGATAAGGGAGTACGGGCTGAAGGATTCGCTTAAAGTGACCTTCGCCTCCATCACCCTGGCCTTCGCGCTGGGGGGAACGGCGCACTTCATTCTATCGTCCCTGCTCTGA
- a CDS encoding metal-dependent transcriptional regulator: MVSENVEEYLECIWELTQDGTSARTTDIAKRMKFSPASVTEMMQRLDASGYIVYEKYKGVTLTEEGRRIGSTIKRRHRLLERFLVDILGIDKEKSHEEACRLEHMLSEESEQRISEIMNHPTTCPDGDPIPAMDQICKVRPQKESVALSDLAEGSEGVISHLRCDDSSKIRRIIAMGFVPNRCLSIEERLPRNGPVLVKVGDSRVALAKDYADLVYVHVQPGCGKRRCRRGR, translated from the coding sequence ATGGTGAGCGAGAACGTCGAGGAGTACCTGGAGTGCATATGGGAGCTCACCCAGGATGGCACTTCCGCCCGCACGACCGATATAGCGAAGCGCATGAAGTTCTCACCCGCCAGCGTAACCGAGATGATGCAGCGGTTGGACGCTTCCGGCTACATCGTCTACGAGAAGTACAAGGGCGTCACGCTGACCGAGGAGGGACGGCGCATCGGTTCTACCATCAAGCGGCGCCACCGCCTGCTGGAAAGGTTCCTGGTGGACATTCTGGGCATCGACAAGGAGAAGAGCCATGAGGAAGCCTGCCGTTTGGAACATATGTTGTCGGAGGAGAGCGAGCAGCGCATCTCCGAGATCATGAACCATCCCACGACCTGCCCGGACGGTGACCCGATACCGGCCATGGACCAGATATGCAAGGTGCGGCCCCAGAAGGAATCGGTGGCCCTGAGCGACCTGGCGGAGGGTTCCGAAGGCGTGATCTCTCACCTGCGTTGCGACGATTCCAGTAAGATCCGCCGCATAATCGCCATGGGCTTCGTGCCCAACCGATGCCTTTCCATAGAAGAGAGGCTGCCCAGGAACGGACCGGTGCTGGTCAAGGTGGGGGATTCCCGCGTCGCCTTGGCCAAGGACTACGCCGATCTGGTCTATGTGCATGTCCAGCCCGGATGCGGCAAACGACGCTGCCGCCGCGGACGGTGA
- a CDS encoding radical SAM protein, translating into MEADLSAVEKKAILICGGAVKVSQDFRPPFRLSRSTAGPGAGSASIVLSFDGLRVKKGISREDGDFELVEGPETYSLLRKGKPFIERLELKPILYHSPEQAFFNLGQECIFDCIFCTSKKLSKDVTKDLDPDRVVELILEAEGRGGMKGVAFTSAVVGSIRQTIDRMVYVIGKVRTALPEIPIGVEPYVESFEDIDRLKEAGADEIKINIESYDPRIIAMACPKLELGRQLEFLRHAVQVFGRGKVTSNIIIGMGETDRNVLEGVMTLAGMGVVPTIRALKINPTNRPALERALGKLTEVTPERLVHLSQEVKMILSLNGLSTRTYGTMCHECTCCDIVPFRDL; encoded by the coding sequence ATGGAAGCTGATCTGAGCGCGGTAGAGAAGAAAGCGATACTGATCTGCGGCGGAGCCGTCAAGGTATCTCAGGACTTCCGTCCTCCCTTCCGTCTGAGCAGGTCGACGGCGGGACCGGGCGCGGGTTCCGCATCCATCGTCCTATCGTTCGACGGACTGAGGGTCAAGAAAGGGATATCCCGCGAGGACGGGGATTTCGAGCTGGTCGAGGGGCCGGAAACCTATTCTCTCCTGAGGAAAGGAAAGCCTTTCATCGAGCGCCTGGAGCTGAAGCCAATACTGTATCATTCCCCGGAGCAGGCCTTCTTCAATCTCGGCCAGGAATGCATTTTCGATTGCATCTTCTGCACTTCCAAGAAGCTCAGCAAGGATGTCACCAAGGACCTGGACCCGGACCGGGTGGTGGAGCTCATACTCGAGGCTGAAGGCAGAGGCGGAATGAAGGGCGTGGCCTTCACCTCCGCGGTGGTCGGCTCCATACGCCAGACGATAGACCGCATGGTATACGTCATAGGAAAAGTGCGAACGGCACTGCCGGAAATCCCCATCGGCGTGGAACCTTACGTGGAATCTTTCGAGGACATCGACCGCCTCAAGGAAGCAGGCGCGGACGAGATCAAGATCAACATCGAGAGCTATGATCCCCGGATAATCGCCATGGCCTGCCCCAAGCTGGAGCTTGGTAGGCAATTGGAGTTCCTGCGCCATGCGGTGCAGGTGTTCGGTCGTGGAAAGGTCACCTCCAATATCATCATCGGCATGGGGGAGACGGACCGTAACGTGCTGGAAGGGGTGATGACCTTGGCGGGAATGGGCGTGGTGCCGACCATCAGGGCGCTGAAGATCAACCCCACCAACCGTCCCGCTTTGGAAAGAGCGTTGGGAAAGCTCACCGAGGTGACGCCAGAACGCTTGGTCCACCTGTCCCAGGAGGTAAAGATGATCCTCTCCCTGAACGGTCTGAGCACTCGGACCTATGGCACCATGTGCCACGAATGCACCTGCTGCGATATCGTACCTTTCAGAGACCTATGA